A single Lolium perenne isolate Kyuss_39 chromosome 6, Kyuss_2.0, whole genome shotgun sequence DNA region contains:
- the LOC127310074 gene encoding uncharacterized protein yields the protein MTVSTNDIIGANQSFDTYWFRVRQAYEERKLVDPYFNKTNMNVYRGDKAMATHWGIMQTACSKWHGIQEEIDKRPISGHDLEQRLRRALDMYTDDTGLQFKFLNVYARLEKCEKWKEVRTSLSKSKTEQYNPDAPPACAAEGRPELGQKKQKELKRTDNPADRMQASIDKCWADLRSHADGRNDKFDGRWREMLANQGARIALLKTTVAAKKRNTDLAFLMGGGDMELMDEETRNWYQGHRNDILRATTSSPPAPTSSTSPSTSSTAAASTSTAAASSSPAAAASATACEETGPSDTAVPAGTADEPVSV from the exons atgaccgtgtccacgaacgacataatcggggccaatcagtcgttcgacacataCTGGTTTCGAGTGAGGCAGGCGTACGAGGaacgcaaactcgtcgatccctacttcaacaagacgaacatgaacgtgtaccggggagacaaggcaatggccacccattgggggatcatgcagacggcgtgcagcaaatggcacggcatacaggaggagatcgacaaacggccgatcagcggccacgacttggagcaaaGG ctgcgccgagctttggacatgtacacggacgacaccggcctgcagttcaagttcctcaacgtctacgcccgcctcgagaagtgcgagaagtggaaggaagttCGCACGTCCCTCTCGAAaagcaagaccgagcagtacaaccccgacgctccgccggcttgcgcggcggaagggcgccctgagctcggccagaagaagcagaaagagctcaaacggacggacaatcccgccgacaggatgcaggcgtcgatcgacaagtgctgggccgacttgagatcgcacgccgacgggaggaacgacaagttcgacggcaggtggcgggagatgctcgccaaccaaggcgcccggatcgccctgctgaagacgacggtggcggcgaagaagaggaacacagacttggcgttcctcatgggcggcggcgacatggaactgatggacgaggagacgaggaattggtaccagggccaccgcaacgacatcctccgagccactacgtcgtctccgccggctcctacctcgtctacctcaccatctacctcgtcgactgcggctgcttcgacgtccactgccgctgcttcatcgtcgcccgccgcagccgcttcggccacggcgtgtgaggaaactggtccgtcggacaccgccgtgccggccgggactgccgatgagcctgtctccgtgtaa